The Gemmatimonadota bacterium genome has a segment encoding these proteins:
- a CDS encoding HDIG domain-containing protein: protein MNRDDAIALLYEHTKTDSLRKHALGVEAAMRHYAGKYGEDEEKWGIVGLLHDFDYEATPDPKDHPMRGAKILEEQGYPEDVIYAIKSHATYLGLERRSLMDKTLFAVDELVGFITAVALVRPSGSVHEVKVKSVRKKMKAIAFARAVSREDIVEGAESLGLDLGDHIANVIEAMQGEAAALGLAGS from the coding sequence TTGAACCGCGACGACGCGATCGCATTGCTGTACGAGCATACCAAGACGGACAGCCTGAGGAAGCACGCCCTGGGCGTGGAGGCCGCCATGCGCCACTACGCCGGGAAGTACGGCGAGGACGAGGAGAAATGGGGCATCGTGGGCCTGTTGCACGACTTCGACTACGAGGCTACTCCCGACCCCAAGGACCATCCCATGCGCGGGGCGAAAATCCTGGAGGAGCAGGGCTATCCCGAGGACGTCATCTACGCCATCAAGTCCCACGCCACCTACCTCGGCCTCGAACGGCGCAGCCTGATGGACAAGACGCTCTTCGCCGTGGATGAACTCGTGGGCTTCATCACCGCCGTCGCCCTCGTGCGTCCCTCCGGAAGCGTGCACGAGGTGAAGGTGAAATCCGTACGCAAGAAGATGAAGGCCATCGCCTTCGCCCGCGCCGTTTCCCGCGAGGACATCGTCGAAGGGGCCGAAAGCCTCGGGCTCGATCTGGGCGATCACATCGCCAACGTCATCGAGGCCATGCAGGGCGAAGCCGCCGCGCTGGGCCTCGCCGGATCCTAG
- a CDS encoding methylmalonyl-CoA mutase, protein MDAGKEALETARKAWEEQKLKPALERLPERRDRFETGSGIPVKRLYTPEDTADIDPDADIGMPGEYPFTRGIRPTMYRGRLWTMRQYAGFGSAEETNARYRYLLSQGQTGLSVAFDLPTQIGYDSDHPMVAGEVGRTGVAISTIDDMRTLFDEIPQESVSTSLTINATATVLVALYAAVAEERGVPLERLAGTVQNDILKEYIARGTFIYPPGPSLRLATDLIRFCAGSMPKWNPISISGYHIREAGATAVQEVAFTLANGLGYVKAVMDAGMDVDTFAPQLSFFFNAHNQFFEEVAKFRAARRLWARLMRERVGAKNPRSWQLRFHTQTGGSTLTAQQPENNVVRVALQALAAVCGGTQSLHTNSLDEALALPSESAATLALRTQQVIAHETGAAHTVDPFAGSYFVEALTGEIEEAAKAHLERIDGYGGALGAIEAGYPQEEISRSAYACQMAVEREEQVIVGVNRFTGDDEEGPAPLPIDPAIEARQVERVRAFRKARDGQAAARALEALESAARTQDNLMPLIIDAVRGRATLGEICDTLRGVFEEYRRPERF, encoded by the coding sequence ATGGATGCTGGCAAGGAAGCCCTGGAAACGGCCCGGAAAGCCTGGGAAGAGCAAAAGCTGAAGCCGGCGCTGGAACGGCTGCCCGAACGCCGCGACCGTTTTGAGACCGGCTCCGGCATTCCCGTGAAGCGGCTGTACACGCCCGAGGACACGGCGGACATCGATCCGGATGCCGATATCGGAATGCCGGGGGAATATCCCTTTACGCGGGGTATCCGCCCGACCATGTACCGCGGCCGGCTCTGGACGATGCGGCAATACGCGGGATTCGGTTCGGCCGAAGAGACCAATGCCCGATACCGGTACCTCCTTTCCCAGGGGCAGACCGGGCTTTCCGTGGCTTTCGATCTGCCCACCCAGATCGGCTATGATTCCGATCATCCCATGGTGGCCGGCGAGGTGGGCCGCACGGGCGTGGCGATCTCCACGATCGACGACATGCGGACCCTCTTCGATGAAATCCCGCAGGAGTCGGTCAGCACTTCACTCACCATCAACGCCACGGCCACGGTGCTCGTGGCGCTCTACGCGGCGGTGGCCGAGGAGCGCGGCGTACCGCTGGAACGGCTCGCGGGCACGGTACAGAACGACATCCTGAAGGAATACATCGCGCGGGGCACCTTCATCTACCCGCCCGGCCCCTCCCTGCGCCTGGCTACCGACCTGATCCGGTTCTGCGCCGGCAGCATGCCGAAATGGAACCCCATCAGCATCAGCGGGTACCACATACGGGAAGCGGGCGCCACGGCCGTGCAGGAGGTCGCCTTCACCCTCGCCAACGGGCTGGGGTACGTGAAGGCGGTCATGGACGCCGGGATGGACGTCGACACCTTCGCGCCCCAGCTCTCATTCTTCTTCAACGCCCACAACCAGTTTTTCGAAGAGGTGGCCAAGTTCCGCGCGGCCCGGCGGCTCTGGGCCCGGCTCATGCGGGAACGGGTGGGGGCGAAGAACCCCCGGTCCTGGCAGCTCAGGTTCCACACCCAGACCGGCGGTTCGACGCTGACCGCGCAGCAACCGGAGAACAACGTCGTGCGGGTGGCGCTGCAGGCCCTGGCGGCGGTGTGCGGCGGAACGCAGTCCCTCCATACCAACAGTCTCGACGAAGCGCTCGCCCTGCCATCCGAATCGGCGGCGACCCTGGCCCTGAGGACGCAGCAGGTCATCGCCCACGAGACCGGGGCGGCCCACACGGTGGACCCCTTCGCCGGGTCCTATTTCGTGGAAGCGCTGACCGGCGAGATCGAGGAGGCGGCGAAGGCGCACCTGGAACGCATCGACGGTTACGGCGGCGCCCTGGGGGCCATCGAGGCGGGCTATCCCCAGGAGGAGATCAGCCGCAGCGCCTATGCCTGCCAGATGGCCGTCGAACGGGAAGAACAAGTCATCGTGGGGGTGAACCGCTTTACCGGCGACGATGAGGAGGGGCCGGCGCCTCTTCCCATCGATCCCGCCATCGAAGCCCGCCAGGTGGAACGGGTGCGCGCTTTCAGGAAGGCGCGGGACGGGCAGGCCGCGGCGCGGGCGCTCGAGGCGCTCGAATCGGCGGCACGCACGCAGGACAACCTGATGCCGCTGATCATCGATGCCGTGCGTGGACGGGCCACGCTGGGAGAGATCTGCGATACGCTTCGCGGCGTCTTCGAAGAATACCGGCGTCCAGAGCGGTTTTGA
- the mce gene encoding methylmalonyl-CoA epimerase, protein MSGKPSNKTAGAAKAAGAAGAAGAAGTGQPVPPARVAHIGIAVRDLDEALRLYHEALGLPLHGRETLRSDGVNVAFLPAGDTELELLEATDPESPVARFIEKRGEGIHHIALEVDDVAETLKILHDRGYRLIDEKPRIGAGGVRVAFVHPRSTSGVLIELCEKGGDGRS, encoded by the coding sequence ATGTCGGGAAAGCCATCGAATAAGACCGCCGGGGCTGCCAAAGCCGCTGGAGCCGCTGGAGCCGCTGGAGCCGCTGGAACTGGCCAGCCGGTCCCGCCGGCCCGCGTCGCCCACATCGGGATCGCCGTGCGCGACCTGGACGAAGCGCTTCGCCTCTACCACGAGGCCCTCGGGCTGCCGCTGCACGGCCGGGAGACCTTGCGGAGCGACGGCGTAAACGTGGCCTTCCTTCCCGCCGGAGACACCGAACTGGAGCTCCTGGAAGCGACGGATCCGGAGAGTCCGGTGGCCCGTTTCATCGAGAAGCGCGGAGAGGGCATCCACCATATCGCCCTGGAAGTCGACGACGTGGCGGAAACCCTGAAGATCCTGCACGACCGAGGATACCGGCTGATCGACGAGAAACCGCGCATCGGGGCGGGAGGCGTCCGGGTCGCCTTCGTGCATCCCCGGAGCACAAGCGGCGTACTGATCGAACTGTGCGAGAAAGGCGGGGACGGCCGGTCTTGA
- a CDS encoding tetratricopeptide repeat protein, producing the protein MWIAGVNRRIGKGALFVLGALLLAGLAGTPAVAGAQSVDAARAAYDSGNYDQTVSILRNVLSNGKKNTDAHYLLGLALKRQGHLDEAYSEFLIAVDQQKKNHDARFELSLQEIRTGRFEDAQKSIEEGLKRTKDKDARFFYAQGQLAIAQDDLRSAEVQFTRARSIDAQNPLYVRGLGDVYEARNVWGLAINNYRQALAMEPDSPDAAMIHHRIGQLHFKARQWNESYAAYQKATELDPNLEDAWYQQGYIQYVATRYPLVVEPLEKYVALDQSNAEAYFMLAESLNKTQRIKMAVPHYMKTIELDPGRVEAYLPMGDGLVADGRYMEAVEAYKEAVMQNADNAELHFSLGWVQTQPEVGQYDDGIVNLKKSIELDGSSEKPYIQLALVYFDQEKFGEAIPLLEEAIKVNPTDQNPYAYYGRAYIEQGQYAQAVTAVKTVLEPAIQATEDERTRLTLSNVYYNLGREIYGASREAERDQRPAIYAASLDMYRAKVSHDSTNYSAYLNMGIAGLVAQDGAVARDALLMALDLRTEEGEEDATTILQPLKFLGTAYLILEDYGNARTTFQRVLEIDPTDHEAYYRLGFDRVLNEDWGAAIGQLRKAIELKPDEASYHLLLAQAYTNSQQLAPAIRHYRECLKLDPNNGRAREQLNTVREIFEQMQGD; encoded by the coding sequence ATGTGGATCGCAGGTGTGAACCGCAGGATAGGCAAAGGCGCCCTGTTCGTACTCGGCGCGCTGCTGCTTGCCGGCCTGGCCGGTACGCCGGCCGTGGCAGGCGCGCAGAGCGTGGACGCCGCCCGGGCGGCCTACGACAGCGGTAATTACGACCAAACCGTTTCCATACTCCGGAACGTACTCAGCAACGGGAAGAAGAACACGGACGCCCACTACCTGCTCGGCCTGGCACTCAAACGGCAGGGCCACCTCGACGAAGCGTACTCCGAATTCCTGATCGCCGTCGACCAGCAGAAGAAGAACCACGACGCCCGATTCGAACTGAGCCTGCAGGAGATCCGCACGGGCCGGTTCGAGGACGCTCAGAAGTCGATCGAGGAAGGCCTGAAGCGCACCAAGGACAAAGACGCGCGGTTCTTCTACGCCCAGGGTCAACTTGCCATCGCGCAGGACGATCTGCGGAGCGCCGAGGTACAATTCACCCGGGCGCGCAGTATCGATGCGCAGAACCCGCTGTACGTACGGGGACTGGGAGACGTCTACGAAGCGCGAAATGTCTGGGGACTGGCGATTAACAACTACCGGCAGGCCCTCGCCATGGAGCCCGATTCCCCTGACGCCGCCATGATCCACCACAGGATCGGCCAGTTGCATTTCAAGGCGCGGCAATGGAACGAGTCCTACGCCGCGTACCAGAAGGCGACGGAACTCGATCCCAATCTGGAGGACGCCTGGTATCAGCAGGGGTACATCCAGTACGTCGCCACGCGCTATCCGCTCGTTGTCGAGCCGCTCGAAAAATACGTGGCGCTGGACCAGTCCAATGCCGAAGCCTATTTCATGCTGGCCGAATCCTTGAACAAGACGCAGCGGATCAAGATGGCCGTGCCCCACTACATGAAGACCATCGAGCTGGACCCGGGCCGGGTCGAAGCCTATCTGCCGATGGGGGACGGACTGGTCGCCGACGGCCGGTACATGGAAGCGGTCGAAGCCTACAAGGAAGCCGTGATGCAGAACGCGGACAACGCGGAGCTGCACTTCAGTCTGGGCTGGGTACAGACGCAGCCGGAGGTGGGACAGTACGACGACGGCATCGTCAATCTGAAGAAGTCCATTGAACTGGACGGTTCGTCGGAGAAGCCCTACATCCAGCTGGCGCTGGTCTATTTCGACCAGGAAAAGTTCGGGGAGGCCATTCCGCTTCTCGAAGAGGCCATCAAGGTCAATCCCACCGACCAGAACCCCTACGCGTACTACGGACGTGCGTACATCGAGCAGGGACAGTACGCGCAGGCCGTGACGGCCGTCAAGACCGTGCTGGAACCGGCGATACAGGCCACAGAGGACGAGCGGACCCGGCTAACGCTGAGCAATGTGTACTACAACCTTGGCAGGGAGATCTACGGCGCGTCCCGCGAGGCCGAGCGCGACCAGCGGCCGGCGATCTACGCGGCTTCGCTGGATATGTACCGGGCCAAGGTTTCCCACGACAGCACGAATTACTCCGCCTACCTGAACATGGGCATTGCCGGTCTGGTAGCCCAGGACGGCGCGGTGGCCCGGGACGCCCTGCTCATGGCCCTGGATCTGCGGACCGAGGAAGGCGAGGAGGACGCGACGACCATTCTCCAGCCGTTGAAGTTCCTGGGAACGGCCTATCTCATCCTGGAGGATTACGGCAACGCGCGCACGACGTTCCAGCGCGTGCTTGAGATCGATCCCACCGATCACGAGGCCTATTACCGGCTGGGGTTCGACCGGGTACTGAACGAGGACTGGGGCGCCGCCATCGGCCAGCTCCGGAAGGCCATCGAGTTGAAACCGGACGAGGCATCCTACCATCTTCTGCTCGCCCAGGCCTACACGAACTCGCAGCAGCTCGCTCCGGCGATCCGCCATTACCGGGAGTGCCTTAAGCTGGATCCGAACAATGGAAGAGCGCGTGAGCAGTTGAACACCGTGAGAGAGATTTTCGAGCAGATGCAGGGAGATTGA
- a CDS encoding MotA/TolQ/ExbB proton channel family protein, whose translation MRPGAFIMIIIVLCFIVSWIIFEYFLPQFVKDGGPVVIGLMVLTMLDITFIIERSLTLKKARGKRPQVAFLKDAMAAIRNNDIKRAVNLCNSQQGTMANVLRAGLERFDTIAEENLTSDRQVQEIKRAFEEANALETPLLERNLIALQTIATIATLVGLLGTTIGMIRAFAAMANEGAPDAIQLALGISEALINTAGGLAAAIMGIVAYNYFVNKVDMFTYAVDEVAQEVLAILTGRA comes from the coding sequence ATGCGGCCAGGCGCCTTTATCATGATCATCATCGTCCTTTGCTTTATTGTTTCATGGATTATCTTCGAGTATTTTCTGCCACAGTTCGTAAAGGACGGCGGACCTGTGGTCATCGGCCTCATGGTGCTCACCATGCTGGACATCACCTTCATCATCGAGCGTTCGCTGACGCTGAAGAAAGCCCGCGGCAAGCGGCCGCAGGTGGCTTTTCTCAAGGACGCCATGGCCGCGATCCGCAACAACGATATCAAGCGTGCGGTCAACCTGTGCAACTCCCAGCAGGGCACCATGGCGAACGTGCTGCGCGCCGGTCTCGAGCGTTTTGATACAATCGCCGAAGAGAACCTGACCAGCGATCGCCAGGTGCAGGAGATCAAGCGGGCCTTCGAAGAAGCCAACGCCCTCGAGACCCCGTTGCTCGAACGCAACCTGATTGCGCTGCAGACCATCGCGACCATCGCCACCCTGGTGGGACTGCTCGGGACGACGATCGGCATGATCCGGGCCTTTGCCGCCATGGCCAACGAAGGCGCGCCGGACGCCATTCAGCTCGCGCTGGGCATCTCCGAAGCGCTGATCAATACGGCGGGCGGGCTGGCCGCGGCCATCATGGGTATCGTAGCGTATAACTACTTCGTCAACAAGGTGGACATGTTCACCTACGCCGTGGACGAAGTGGCACAGGAAGTCCTGGCCATTCTTACCGGCCGGGCCTAA
- a CDS encoding biopolymer transporter ExbD produces the protein MAHGKHKPVMIDMTPMVDIAFLLLIFFMATTQFKAPESIPILLPESHSAIKLPESDVVILTVGPKPENALFWRLEPQPEVGIEMVEMENALVEARIRNPRLRIAIKAHKDAEFGVISDMMEILQKTNNTRFNLVTNFEDDTASSDDEPTSLRPVNHDLVRR, from the coding sequence ATGGCGCACGGAAAACACAAGCCGGTCATGATCGACATGACGCCGATGGTGGATATCGCCTTCCTGCTGCTCATCTTCTTCATGGCCACGACGCAGTTCAAGGCCCCCGAATCGATTCCCATCCTGCTTCCGGAGTCCCATTCGGCCATCAAGCTGCCCGAATCGGACGTGGTAATTCTGACCGTCGGACCGAAGCCGGAAAACGCATTGTTCTGGCGGCTGGAACCACAGCCCGAAGTGGGAATCGAAATGGTGGAAATGGAGAACGCACTGGTGGAGGCGCGCATCAGGAACCCTCGTCTGCGTATAGCCATCAAGGCGCACAAGGACGCCGAATTCGGCGTGATCAGCGACATGATGGAGATCCTCCAGAAAACCAACAACACCCGGTTCAACCTGGTCACGAACTTCGAGGACGATACAGCCTCCTCGGACGATGAGCCGACCAGCCTGAGACCGGTCAACCACGACCTGGTAAGGAGGTGA
- a CDS encoding biopolymer transporter ExbD: MAAVQGTQKASDRKKEGAKKKKPRDQIFIDMTPMVDIAFLLLIFFMVTTVFRAPQTMELNIPPDKDDKVEIAESNVLLIYMLDDDRMFWQIGRDMTPEELTLDDVQEFIKEKEVENADLHDGESKLVTLVMIQRTSPYEQMVNVMDELQLGAIDRFSITVLEQDKYEEVFGS, from the coding sequence ATGGCAGCTGTCCAGGGCACTCAGAAAGCCAGCGACAGGAAGAAGGAAGGCGCTAAAAAGAAAAAGCCGCGCGACCAGATTTTCATCGACATGACGCCCATGGTGGACATCGCATTCCTCCTGCTCATCTTCTTCATGGTCACCACGGTATTCAGGGCGCCGCAGACCATGGAGCTCAACATTCCGCCCGACAAGGACGACAAGGTCGAGATCGCGGAATCGAACGTGCTGCTGATCTACATGCTGGACGACGACCGCATGTTCTGGCAGATCGGCCGGGACATGACGCCGGAGGAGTTGACGCTGGATGACGTCCAGGAATTCATCAAGGAGAAGGAAGTGGAGAACGCCGATTTGCACGACGGCGAATCCAAGCTGGTGACCCTGGTGATGATCCAGCGCACGAGTCCCTACGAACAGATGGTCAACGTCATGGACGAACTTCAGTTGGGCGCCATCGACCGGTTCAGCATCACGGTCCTGGAGCAAGATAAGTACGAGGAGGTGTTTGGCTCATGA
- a CDS encoding energy transducer TonB translates to MMGSLLSVEHFPLKKESPIKFFYQRNAKRGILAAVIIHALALGTYWTVWYIQEQNRVYATRILDYADLGPPPALTDAPEMPEVPVEAPSQPVIGIPEPVDDAEVSAEMTIATQTEMSQQIAPVIQDIEEENIIIEAPEEENIVIEDEALPPPDAFVPFETGPAPVYRTQPEYPELARKAGIEGTVYIKILVDREGKVRDAILLRGVGAGLDESALAAVRNWVYTPAIQNNRPVAVWVAQPIDFKLR, encoded by the coding sequence ATGATGGGTTCGTTGCTCAGCGTCGAACATTTTCCACTGAAGAAAGAATCCCCCATAAAGTTCTTCTACCAGAGGAATGCGAAGCGGGGCATTCTTGCCGCAGTGATCATCCACGCGCTGGCCCTTGGCACCTACTGGACCGTATGGTACATCCAGGAGCAGAACCGGGTCTACGCGACGCGGATTCTGGATTACGCCGACCTCGGGCCGCCCCCGGCGTTGACCGACGCGCCGGAAATGCCTGAAGTGCCGGTGGAAGCGCCTTCCCAGCCGGTGATCGGTATACCCGAGCCCGTGGATGACGCCGAGGTGTCCGCCGAGATGACGATCGCGACGCAGACCGAGATGAGCCAGCAGATCGCCCCGGTGATCCAGGACATCGAGGAGGAGAACATCATCATCGAGGCGCCGGAGGAAGAGAACATCGTCATCGAGGACGAGGCATTGCCTCCGCCCGATGCCTTTGTGCCGTTCGAGACAGGTCCGGCACCGGTGTACCGGACTCAGCCCGAGTATCCTGAACTGGCCCGCAAGGCCGGTATCGAGGGCACGGTCTACATCAAGATCCTGGTCGACAGGGAAGGCAAGGTCCGCGACGCCATACTGTTGCGGGGCGTCGGCGCGGGTCTCGATGAATCAGCGCTCGCAGCTGTGCGGAATTGGGTGTATACTCCGGCCATCCAGAACAACCGGCCGGTGGCCGTATGGGTAGCGCAGCCTATCGATTTCAAGCTTCGCTGA
- a CDS encoding sodium-translocating pyrophosphatase has protein sequence MIENDLMYGVIVAGLLGLIYAIWRAAWINGQDEGTDRMKAIGASISEGAMAFLKAEYRVLSIFVVVVAVLLAVANMGKVESSALIALSFVTGALASGLAGFLGMRVAIRANTRTTHAARTGLAQALHVAFAGGSVMGLNVVGLGVLGLGGLFILYTGLFGIDESGIGRVLNVISGFSLGASSIALFARVGGGIYTKAADVGADLVGKVEAGIPEDHPLNPAAIADNVGDNVGDVAGMGADLFESYVGSIVGSMVLGAGILVAGVYDPVFITLPLIIAGAGIIISILGTFMVSVKEGGNPQSGLNKGEFGSSAIMVAVMYLLIDYLLPGDFTLGGETYTSLGVFIAATIGLLAGLGIGLITEHYTGTHTGPVTSISRQSVTGTATNIIAGLGIGMRSTAIPILIIAAGIMGAYYFAGLYGIAMAALGMLSNTGIQLAVDAYGPISDNAGGVAEMAELPPEVRQRTDKLDAVGNTTAAIGKGFAIGSAALTALALFAAYMVQVGISSIDIANPRVMAGLFVGGMLPFLFSALAMNAVGQAAMAMIEEVRRQFNAIPELKAALSVMKKNDGVDEGDWSREDRDIFEAASGKPEYARCVEISTKAAIRRMVLPGLLAVLTPVAVGFIFGPETLGGLLAGVTVSGVLMAIFQANAGGAWDNAKKMIEEGLTIDGVRYEKGSEAHKAAVVGDTVGDPFKDTSGPSLNILIKLMSVVSLVIAPLIAL, from the coding sequence ATGATCGAGAACGATTTGATGTACGGTGTGATCGTCGCGGGCCTGCTGGGATTGATCTACGCCATCTGGAGGGCGGCCTGGATCAACGGGCAGGATGAGGGGACGGACAGGATGAAAGCCATCGGCGCCAGCATTTCCGAAGGCGCCATGGCCTTCCTCAAGGCGGAGTATCGGGTCCTGTCGATCTTCGTCGTGGTCGTGGCCGTGCTGCTGGCCGTGGCGAACATGGGCAAGGTGGAGTCCAGCGCTCTCATCGCCCTGTCCTTCGTCACCGGCGCCCTGGCATCGGGCCTGGCCGGATTCCTGGGCATGCGCGTGGCCATACGGGCGAATACGCGGACCACCCACGCGGCGCGTACCGGACTGGCCCAGGCACTGCACGTGGCCTTTGCCGGCGGGTCGGTCATGGGCCTGAACGTGGTGGGCCTGGGTGTTCTGGGCCTCGGCGGCCTGTTTATCCTCTACACGGGGCTCTTCGGCATCGACGAGTCGGGCATCGGCCGGGTGCTGAACGTCATCTCCGGTTTCTCGCTGGGCGCTTCATCCATCGCCCTCTTCGCCCGCGTGGGCGGGGGCATCTACACCAAGGCGGCCGACGTGGGCGCCGACCTGGTGGGCAAGGTGGAAGCCGGGATTCCCGAGGACCATCCCCTGAACCCGGCGGCCATCGCCGACAACGTGGGCGACAACGTGGGCGACGTGGCCGGCATGGGCGCCGACCTCTTCGAATCCTACGTAGGTTCCATCGTCGGATCCATGGTGCTGGGCGCCGGCATCCTCGTGGCGGGCGTATACGATCCGGTCTTCATCACCCTGCCGCTCATCATCGCGGGCGCGGGCATCATCATCTCGATCCTGGGCACCTTCATGGTCTCGGTCAAGGAAGGCGGTAATCCCCAGTCCGGCCTGAACAAGGGCGAATTCGGCTCCTCCGCCATCATGGTCGCCGTCATGTACCTGCTCATCGACTACCTCCTGCCCGGCGACTTCACCCTGGGCGGCGAGACCTACACCAGCCTGGGCGTCTTCATCGCGGCTACGATCGGCCTGCTGGCCGGTCTCGGCATCGGCCTGATCACCGAACACTACACCGGCACCCATACCGGTCCGGTCACGTCCATTTCGCGGCAGTCCGTGACGGGCACCGCGACCAACATCATCGCCGGCCTGGGCATCGGCATGCGGTCCACGGCCATCCCCATCCTGATCATCGCCGCCGGCATCATGGGCGCCTATTACTTTGCCGGGCTCTACGGGATCGCCATGGCGGCCCTGGGCATGCTGTCCAACACGGGCATCCAGCTGGCAGTGGACGCCTACGGTCCCATTTCGGACAACGCGGGCGGCGTGGCCGAGATGGCGGAGCTGCCCCCCGAGGTCCGGCAGCGGACCGACAAGCTCGACGCGGTGGGCAACACGACCGCGGCCATCGGCAAGGGATTCGCCATCGGCTCCGCGGCCCTGACCGCCCTGGCGCTCTTCGCGGCCTACATGGTGCAGGTGGGCATTTCGAGCATCGACATCGCCAATCCCCGCGTCATGGCGGGGCTCTTCGTGGGCGGCATGCTGCCCTTCCTCTTCTCCGCGCTCGCCATGAACGCCGTGGGACAGGCTGCCATGGCCATGATCGAGGAGGTCCGGCGCCAGTTCAACGCCATCCCGGAACTCAAGGCCGCGCTGTCGGTGATGAAGAAGAACGACGGGGTGGATGAAGGGGACTGGTCCAGGGAGGACCGGGACATCTTCGAGGCGGCGAGCGGCAAGCCGGAGTACGCCCGTTGCGTGGAGATTTCCACCAAGGCGGCCATCCGCCGCATGGTCCTTCCCGGCCTGCTGGCCGTGTTGACGCCCGTCGCCGTGGGGTTCATCTTCGGACCGGAGACCCTGGGCGGCCTGCTGGCCGGCGTCACCGTGTCCGGCGTGCTGATGGCCATCTTCCAGGCCAACGCGGGCGGCGCGTGGGACAACGCTAAGAAGATGATCGAAGAGGGACTGACCATCGACGGCGTGCGCTACGAGAAGGGATCGGAGGCCCACAAGGCCGCCGTCGTGGGAGACACCGTCGGCGATCCCTTCAAGGACACGTCCGGCCCGTCGCTGAACATCCTGATCAAGCTGATGTCGGTGGTTTCCCTGGTCATCGCCCCGCTCATCGCACTGTAG
- a CDS encoding ABC transporter permease, whose product MTAFLSFLGRRVLWALTNIGDFGMMMVEVVRNLPRIRTYWGLMVHQMFAIGIHSMPIVLIIAFFAGLVTAVQTGYQFQGYVPAYLVGSVVLSSVVLELAPVLGALVLSGRVGATIAAELGTMRVTEQIDAYEVMAMNPIVYLAIPRIIAGMFMLPVLVVFADLIGTLSGMVAAIDRMGVSIPDFERGMREFFRTQDAFFGLSKAFCFGITITTVACYQGFKVKPGSGAEGVGKATTNTVVVSCILILCLDYLLARTIL is encoded by the coding sequence ATGACTGCTTTCCTCTCCTTCCTTGGCAGACGCGTCCTCTGGGCGCTGACGAATATCGGCGATTTCGGCATGATGATGGTCGAGGTCGTCCGGAACCTGCCCCGCATCCGGACGTATTGGGGATTGATGGTCCACCAGATGTTCGCGATCGGCATACACTCCATGCCGATCGTCCTGATCATCGCCTTCTTCGCCGGCCTGGTGACCGCGGTGCAGACCGGGTACCAGTTCCAGGGATACGTGCCCGCCTACCTGGTGGGCAGCGTCGTCCTGTCATCGGTGGTCCTCGAACTCGCACCGGTCCTGGGCGCCCTGGTGCTGTCGGGGCGGGTGGGCGCCACCATCGCGGCCGAACTCGGCACGATGCGGGTGACGGAGCAGATCGACGCCTACGAGGTGATGGCCATGAACCCCATCGTCTACCTGGCGATCCCCCGCATCATCGCCGGCATGTTCATGCTGCCGGTCCTCGTGGTCTTCGCAGACCTGATCGGCACGCTTTCCGGCATGGTCGCGGCGATCGACCGGATGGGGGTGAGCATCCCCGACTTCGAGCGGGGGATGCGGGAGTTCTTCCGGACCCAGGACGCCTTCTTCGGGCTGTCAAAGGCCTTCTGCTTCGGGATTACGATCACCACGGTCGCCTGTTACCAGGGTTTCAAGGTGAAACCGGGTTCGGGCGCCGAAGGCGTGGGCAAGGCGACCACCAACACCGTGGTGGTCTCGTGCATTCTGATCCTGTGCCTGGACTACCTGCTGGCCAGGACGATACTGTAA